In Acholeplasma equirhinis, the following proteins share a genomic window:
- a CDS encoding TIGR01212 family radical SAM protein (This family includes YhcC from E. coli K-12, an uncharacterized radical SAM protein.), with the protein MNLITAEKHYNTLNNYYRQKFNKKVFKIALNAGFTCPNIDGTVASGGCTFCSWMGSGDFAGDKHDPLPVQFEKIKEQMHKKWTDGFYVAYFQANTNTHAPLPRLKEIYEEAIALDPNIVMLSIGTRPDSLPQDVVDYLGELNTRMPIQVELGLQTIHQTTSDLINRAHDLPTFDDAVRRLREKNLDVVVHIINGLPGETREMMLDTIKHLNTLPIQGIKIHMLHIMEKTKMGYQYMKNPWPILTKEEYVDITVEQLAWLRKDIIVHRLTGDAPGDMLIAPEWTRKKFTVTNDIDKKMRSLNLYQGDYYEKYKNN; encoded by the coding sequence ATGAACTTAATTACTGCAGAGAAACATTATAATACGCTAAACAACTATTATCGACAAAAATTTAATAAAAAGGTCTTTAAAATTGCATTAAATGCAGGTTTTACTTGCCCAAATATTGATGGCACAGTCGCTAGTGGTGGTTGTACGTTTTGTTCATGGATGGGTTCAGGTGATTTTGCTGGTGATAAACACGATCCATTACCTGTTCAATTTGAAAAAATTAAAGAACAAATGCATAAAAAGTGGACTGATGGTTTTTATGTTGCATATTTCCAAGCAAACACAAATACCCACGCACCACTACCTAGATTAAAAGAAATCTATGAAGAAGCAATCGCACTAGATCCAAATATCGTCATGTTATCTATTGGCACACGTCCCGATTCCCTTCCTCAAGATGTTGTTGATTATCTTGGTGAACTTAATACAAGAATGCCAATTCAAGTTGAACTTGGACTTCAAACAATTCATCAAACAACTTCTGATCTAATCAATCGTGCACATGATCTTCCAACATTTGATGATGCAGTAAGAAGGTTAAGAGAGAAAAACTTAGATGTGGTCGTTCATATCATCAATGGTCTACCTGGTGAAACCAGAGAAATGATGTTAGACACCATTAAGCATTTAAATACATTACCAATACAAGGTATTAAAATCCATATGTTACACATTATGGAAAAAACTAAAATGGGTTATCAATATATGAAAAATCCATGGCCAATTTTAACTAAGGAAGAATACGTTGATATCACAGTTGAACAACTTGCTTGGTTAAGAAAAGATATAATTGTTCACCGTCTAACAGGTGATGCCCCAGGTGATATGCTAATTGCACCAGAGTGGACAAGAAAAAAATTCACAGTAACTAATGACATTGATAAAAAAATGAGAAGTCTTAATTTATATCAAGGTGATTATTATGAAAAATATAAAAATAACTGA
- the pheS gene encoding phenylalanine--tRNA ligase subunit alpha — protein sequence MKEKIEALVSQLEAEIKDTNSLDQIEAIRVKYLGKSGELTQMMPLIKTLPNEEKPTFGKWINDAKVAMESMITNAKNEVLAKELDFKLAKESIDVTLPGYQFKQASIHPLSLVIEDLEDYFIGQGFNVAEGPELEQDLYNFEMMNLAKGHPAREMHDSFYVTETELMRTHTSPVQARFMLQAAGNPIAIISPGKTYRRDPDDATHSHQFMQCEGLVVGENISFANLKAVLLGMARHLFGEAREIRLRPSYFPFTEPSVEVDVMFTKKDGSKRWIEVLGAGMVHPNVLKMGGYNPEVMNGFAFGIGVERIAILKYGIDDIRNFYTNDRRFLNQFKGE from the coding sequence ATGAAGGAAAAAATTGAAGCTTTAGTTTCACAATTAGAAGCAGAAATTAAAGATACGAATTCTTTAGATCAAATTGAAGCAATAAGAGTTAAATACCTTGGCAAATCAGGTGAACTTACTCAAATGATGCCTTTGATTAAAACATTACCAAACGAAGAAAAACCTACCTTTGGTAAATGGATTAATGATGCTAAAGTTGCAATGGAATCAATGATTACGAATGCTAAAAATGAAGTGCTTGCGAAAGAACTTGATTTTAAATTAGCAAAAGAATCTATTGATGTGACATTACCAGGTTATCAATTTAAACAAGCTAGTATCCATCCATTAAGCTTAGTCATTGAAGATTTAGAAGACTATTTTATTGGTCAAGGTTTTAATGTGGCTGAAGGCCCTGAACTTGAACAAGATTTATATAATTTTGAAATGATGAATCTTGCAAAAGGTCATCCTGCACGTGAAATGCATGACTCATTCTATGTCACAGAAACTGAACTCATGAGAACACATACTTCACCAGTGCAAGCACGTTTCATGTTACAAGCAGCAGGTAACCCTATTGCAATCATTTCTCCAGGTAAAACTTACCGTCGTGACCCAGATGATGCGACACATTCACACCAATTCATGCAATGTGAAGGTTTAGTTGTTGGTGAGAATATTAGCTTTGCTAATCTAAAAGCTGTTCTTTTAGGTATGGCTAGACATTTATTTGGTGAAGCAAGAGAAATTAGACTACGTCCTTCGTATTTCCCATTCACAGAGCCTTCAGTTGAAGTTGATGTGATGTTCACTAAAAAAGATGGGTCAAAACGTTGGATTGAAGTGTTAGGTGCTGGTATGGTGCATCCAAATGTTTTAAAAATGGGTGGCTATAATCCAGAAGTGATGAATGGTTTTGCATTTGGAATTGGTGTTGAAAGAATCGCAATTCTTAAATATGGTATCGATGATATTAGAAACTTCTATACCAATGACCGTAGATTCTTAAACCAATTCAAGGGAGAATAA
- a CDS encoding DUF2130 domain-containing protein, giving the protein MKKLKVSIVNPTTLRLDEEGNVGDIIDLREVQSVDQSFLNESINQSKDEKYKELLNQERAQQETLITAKVNETENKYKLEIERIKLEKQRLEETVKTLDKKIEEEAKTIKSELNSQFVNEKTKYQIEIEKLQTQLESQRKLIALETQKAKDEEYQKKIEELNKLIGDKQLEIQRLSSNLTQTDNEKKLAEQKLKNDFSLKLKELETERDYYKDLKARVSTKMLGETLEQHCEIEFNRIRATAFKNAYFEKDNDAKSGSKGDFIFRDYDDDGTEIISIMFEMKNEMDTTATKQKNEDFFKELDKDRNEKKCEYAILVSLLEKDSELYNQGIVDVSYKYPKMYVIRPQFFIPLITLLRDAAMNSVQIKRQLVEIKNQNIDITNFEDDLNEFKTKFGNNYRLASERFAKAIEEIDKTIDHLHKTKEALLSSENNLRLANNKAEDLTIKKLTRNNPTMKEAFEKLEKGK; this is encoded by the coding sequence ATGAAAAAATTAAAGGTTAGTATTGTCAATCCAACAACTTTAAGATTAGATGAAGAAGGGAATGTTGGAGACATCATTGATTTAAGAGAAGTTCAATCGGTTGATCAATCTTTTTTAAATGAATCAATCAACCAATCTAAAGATGAAAAGTACAAGGAACTATTAAATCAAGAAAGAGCTCAACAAGAGACTCTAATTACTGCCAAAGTAAATGAAACTGAAAATAAATACAAATTAGAGATTGAAAGAATTAAATTAGAAAAACAAAGATTAGAAGAAACAGTTAAGACACTGGATAAAAAAATTGAAGAAGAAGCCAAAACCATTAAATCAGAACTCAACTCACAATTTGTTAATGAAAAGACAAAGTATCAAATTGAAATTGAAAAACTTCAAACTCAACTCGAGAGTCAACGTAAATTAATTGCTCTTGAAACTCAAAAAGCTAAAGATGAAGAATATCAAAAGAAAATTGAAGAACTGAATAAGTTGATAGGCGATAAACAATTAGAAATCCAAAGACTGAGTTCAAATCTGACGCAAACAGATAATGAGAAAAAACTAGCAGAACAAAAACTCAAAAATGATTTCAGTTTAAAACTTAAAGAGTTAGAAACAGAACGCGATTATTATAAAGATCTAAAAGCTAGAGTATCGACCAAAATGCTTGGTGAAACGCTTGAACAACACTGTGAGATTGAATTCAATAGAATTCGCGCAACAGCTTTTAAGAATGCATATTTTGAAAAAGATAATGATGCAAAATCAGGAAGTAAAGGTGATTTCATTTTTAGAGATTATGATGATGACGGTACAGAAATCATTTCAATTATGTTTGAGATGAAAAATGAAATGGATACGACTGCAACGAAACAAAAAAATGAAGACTTCTTTAAAGAACTGGATAAAGATAGAAATGAAAAGAAGTGTGAATATGCAATTTTAGTTTCACTGCTTGAAAAAGATAGTGAATTATATAATCAAGGTATTGTTGATGTGTCATATAAATATCCAAAGATGTACGTGATTAGACCTCAATTCTTTATTCCACTGATTACACTTTTACGTGATGCAGCAATGAACTCAGTTCAGATTAAACGTCAACTTGTTGAAATAAAGAATCAAAATATTGATATTACAAACTTTGAAGATGATTTAAATGAGTTTAAAACTAAGTTTGGTAACAATTATAGACTTGCGAGTGAAAGATTTGCTAAAGCAATTGAAGAAATTGATAAAACAATCGATCATCTACATAAGACTAAAGAAGCATTACTATCTTCTGAAAACAATTTAAGACTTGCCAACAATAAAGCAGAAGATTTAACGATTAAAAAGTTAACTAGAAATAATCCTACGATGAAAGAAGCATTTGAAAAGTTAGAAAAAGGTAAGTAA
- a CDS encoding DUF1189 family protein: MYQRFRAGLVNPRMLAEYFKDSWLKVLTYFFLLVILLLVPFLLVELQFEGLRGDQINAIRNNYQEAFVVPYEIKEGKLTLIGETDVLDRGLSVDMVTVSIKSRGTSLLSGEIEIFFGEDSVSYFVSGFRQKTYSYDLLNLEGFSFQNYGSLDQEKFIKAVNYVVKDNKALHVGVQTGLYFLGNAIELGLMVLLATLLSKQGIPFGPKMKIAVYASTIYAITGFFGIVFALQIIQYIGIALLAFYMHRALSQFVVL, from the coding sequence ATGTATCAAAGATTTAGAGCAGGGTTAGTTAACCCTCGAATGCTGGCTGAATATTTCAAAGATTCATGGCTAAAAGTATTGACTTACTTTTTTTTATTAGTCATTCTTTTACTCGTTCCTTTCCTCCTTGTTGAACTTCAATTTGAAGGTTTACGAGGTGATCAAATTAATGCAATTAGAAACAATTATCAAGAAGCATTTGTTGTACCATATGAAATTAAAGAAGGCAAATTGACTTTAATTGGTGAGACAGATGTTTTAGATCGCGGCTTATCTGTTGATATGGTAACCGTTAGCATAAAATCTAGAGGTACATCGCTTTTAAGTGGTGAAATCGAAATTTTCTTTGGAGAAGATAGTGTAAGTTATTTTGTTTCTGGTTTTAGACAAAAAACTTATAGTTATGATTTGCTTAACTTAGAAGGTTTTTCATTCCAAAATTATGGATCATTAGATCAAGAAAAATTCATTAAAGCAGTAAATTATGTTGTTAAAGATAATAAAGCACTCCATGTTGGTGTTCAAACAGGACTTTATTTCCTTGGGAACGCAATTGAACTTGGATTAATGGTTTTACTTGCAACTTTACTATCCAAACAAGGCATTCCGTTTGGACCAAAAATGAAAATTGCAGTTTATGCATCAACTATTTATGCAATCACTGGATTCTTCGGAATCGTGTTCGCATTACAAATCATACAATATATCGGTATTGCACTACTTGCATTTTATATGCATAGAGCATTATCTCAATTTGTTGTTCTTTAG
- a CDS encoding tRNA (mnm(5)s(2)U34)-methyltransferase, translating into MKNIKITDLAHELLETEITKDSVIVDATAGNGNDTKFLAERVKHVYTFDIQESALNQTRTLTKDFKNITYIHDTHEHILKYVQNFDGVVFNLGYLPGGDKKITTMTHSTIDTLEKLHKNQKGFILVVAYPGHLEGLKETVAVQSFLDKHEIKYRVVKFHHETKNEAPFIFFWKY; encoded by the coding sequence ATGAAAAATATAAAAATAACTGATTTAGCACATGAACTTTTAGAAACTGAAATTACTAAGGATTCAGTCATCGTTGATGCCACTGCCGGTAACGGAAATGACACCAAATTCTTAGCAGAACGTGTAAAACACGTTTATACTTTTGATATTCAAGAATCTGCACTAAATCAAACTAGAACATTAACTAAGGATTTTAAGAACATCACATATATTCATGATACACATGAACACATTTTAAAATATGTACAAAATTTTGATGGTGTCGTCTTCAATTTAGGTTACTTACCTGGCGGTGATAAGAAAATCACAACCATGACCCACTCCACAATTGATACGTTAGAAAAGTTACACAAAAATCAAAAAGGCTTTATTTTAGTTGTTGCATATCCAGGACATCTTGAAGGTTTAAAAGAAACCGTTGCTGTTCAATCCTTCTTAGATAAACATGAAATAAAGTACCGCGTCGTAAAATTCCATCATGAAACAAAAAATGAAGCACCTTTTATCTTCTTTTGGAAGTATTAA
- a CDS encoding Bax inhibitor-1/YccA family protein, which translates to MQNSNPIFSNLEKNSSFAVGESATKAGITTKTFILLAITLVSGFMSIYLPENILIAFLIGGALFSFVMVLLATYIPKIAAPMSILYAVGQGVTYGLVTYLLDSFFPGIGLTAMVGTASIFTVMLILYTTGLLRGSSLLRAVVLGSLIAILIGSLVISILSLTNPAFVQAFAENYELALFISIVFIVLGAFMLTLDFDRAERIVAMGLPKNQEWVASLGFMVTLIWIYVNILRFLVLVMGRNK; encoded by the coding sequence ATGCAAAATTCGAATCCAATTTTCTCCAATTTGGAAAAAAATTCTTCATTCGCTGTTGGAGAATCTGCAACTAAAGCAGGCATAACTACAAAAACATTTATCCTACTCGCAATTACATTAGTTTCAGGATTCATGTCAATCTATTTACCTGAAAATATTTTAATCGCTTTCCTAATCGGTGGTGCATTATTCTCATTTGTCATGGTATTGTTAGCGACCTACATTCCAAAGATTGCAGCACCAATGAGTATACTATATGCAGTCGGTCAAGGCGTTACTTATGGTTTAGTTACCTATCTACTTGATAGTTTCTTCCCAGGTATCGGTTTAACTGCGATGGTTGGTACAGCATCAATCTTCACAGTTATGTTAATCTTATATACGACTGGATTATTAAGAGGTTCAAGTTTATTAAGAGCTGTTGTCTTAGGCTCATTAATCGCAATCTTAATTGGTTCACTAGTAATCTCAATCTTATCATTAACAAATCCCGCATTCGTTCAAGCATTTGCTGAAAACTATGAATTAGCACTATTCATTTCAATCGTGTTCATCGTTCTAGGTGCATTTATGTTAACTTTAGACTTTGATAGAGCTGAAAGAATTGTTGCAATGGGACTTCCTAAAAATCAAGAATGGGTTGCATCTTTAGGATTTATGGTAACATTAATATGGATCTACGTTAACATTCTTAGATTCTTAGTTCTTGTGATGGGAAGAAATAAATAA
- a CDS encoding PolC-type DNA polymerase III, whose protein sequence is MSNLFEVFLNQAQLNTHPLSTAKLKGVTVKKVDKVMRFSIEFEELMSAHQMSHFIKQLQSFFLKPNVVNFVDYQFSFKNAQLKEYYKPYYEMIVHKASESFSPLQVFKNFGCEYENNTYFIIVEKDSVSVKKYFPELKKAFAKHGLGVSFDLRINESLPTVQEQVQRTIVEQQESLEKLAVNTSEIVLSEKKSFTTKHSPLAVPISEIPATQYLLDKYKNEKGDANFLIEGEVFKTEFRVLKNTNLLTFSLTDEEDAITVKRFVRGDKDIELAKSIKVGDIIQVSGEAQFDTFQKEITLMAKALHQIERPKKHERMDKAKEKRIEFHIHTKASPMDAVTDVTDYINTLEKWGHEAFAITDRNGVYAFPDIKKAVKGKNIKPIFGAEFDFVDEDNFIIATDYDHDFNLKEATYVVFDIETTGLSVTRDKIIEIAAYKITSGMIGDRFEVLIDPEEKLSELTKNLTNITDEMLEGQEKIESVLPKFFDFIKGSVLVAHNASFDSNFIFEKAKDLGIKHEKFAVIDTLNIARYFYNAKNKENNHARFYKNDSGNIPDLKRFNLKAVTKFFKVNLEAHHRAIYDAYATAEIFLGMLQNFYKEEIMTYYEINAAIEEEMVWPHPIPYYATILAQNQVGYKNLFKLVSDALTDHFSDGPRLVKSALNKYREGILIGSGSDFGEVFECALNKNEEALRKAIEFYDYIEVHPIPAYKHLEHDLGPYAKEVLQAIVKKIITTAKEMGKLVIATSNAHYLNPEDKKYREIYIHTKSVGGGLHPLANYEVSPDQHLLTTQEMLDAFSYLDNETAYEVVVTNTHKLNSMIDTVQPFPKDLYSIQDDAFRDTLGIESIAEEVKRLVYDKGHKLYGNPMHPYVQARIERELKNIVDNKFAPIYYISHLLVKKSLDDGYLVGSRGSVGSSLVATMMDITEVNPLKPHYRCPNGDFSVFKMSDEEIFEIGVKPHEEPFIEVLKHVKSGYDLPTMNCPHCGAKLHKDGHDIPFETFLGFDGDKVPDIDLNFSGDYQAKAHEYVRELLGENFTFRAGTIQTVAERNAFGYVRGYLEDQGLTKRSAYIEWLAKGIEGVKRSTGQHPGGIVVVPKDKTIYDVTPIQYPADDTSANWKTTHFDYHSFEDNLLKLDILGHDDPTMIKFLMDYVYQNPNEFPFSRAQDIPVDDPKIYELFQGTKVLGFEDKEVYGEVASYAIPEFGTGFTRQMLFDTKPNSFAGLVKISGLSHGTDVWLKNSQDLVLGKTNFGKLSFDDIIGCRDDIMVDLISFGMPPLKSFEIMEFVRKGKPSQNPGKWKEYEAEMKTYKVPEWYIWSASLIKYMFPKAHATAYVIMAMRIAWFKVYKPLLFYSGFFSKRAVQFDHDTMVAGYNAIRNKIIKLENSTELKAKDEDLMITLYVALEMTKRGFKFLPVDINKSQASEFVMEKDGLRLPFTSIDGLGLQAAIDVVENRNKQPFKSKEDVQRRTKLNKTVFERLEAINAFGDLKEASGEIESGLFAAYL, encoded by the coding sequence ATGTCAAATCTATTCGAAGTATTTTTAAACCAAGCACAATTAAATACACACCCACTATCAACAGCAAAATTAAAAGGGGTTACTGTAAAAAAGGTCGATAAAGTGATGAGATTTTCAATTGAGTTTGAAGAACTTATGAGTGCACATCAAATGAGTCATTTTATTAAACAATTACAATCCTTCTTTTTAAAACCAAATGTTGTAAATTTTGTCGATTATCAATTTAGTTTTAAAAACGCACAATTAAAAGAATACTATAAACCATATTATGAAATGATTGTTCACAAAGCGAGTGAATCTTTTTCACCGTTACAAGTATTTAAAAACTTCGGTTGTGAATATGAAAATAATACATACTTTATTATTGTAGAAAAAGATTCTGTTTCAGTTAAAAAATATTTTCCTGAACTTAAAAAAGCATTTGCTAAACATGGACTAGGTGTTTCGTTTGATCTACGAATCAATGAATCACTACCAACTGTCCAAGAACAAGTTCAAAGAACAATTGTTGAACAACAAGAATCGTTAGAAAAATTAGCTGTTAATACAAGTGAGATCGTACTCTCAGAAAAGAAAAGTTTTACAACGAAACATTCACCACTTGCAGTGCCTATAAGTGAAATTCCAGCAACACAATATTTACTAGATAAATACAAGAATGAAAAAGGAGATGCAAACTTCCTGATTGAAGGGGAAGTATTTAAAACTGAATTTAGAGTTTTAAAGAATACTAATCTTTTAACATTCTCACTAACTGACGAAGAAGATGCGATTACAGTCAAACGATTTGTCAGAGGCGATAAAGACATTGAACTTGCAAAATCAATCAAAGTCGGTGACATCATTCAAGTTTCAGGTGAAGCTCAATTTGATACATTCCAAAAAGAAATTACATTAATGGCAAAAGCATTACATCAAATTGAACGTCCTAAAAAACATGAACGTATGGATAAAGCAAAAGAAAAACGCATTGAATTCCATATACACACAAAAGCTTCTCCAATGGATGCAGTAACTGATGTTACAGATTATATAAACACGCTTGAAAAATGGGGACATGAAGCTTTTGCAATTACAGATAGAAATGGTGTTTATGCCTTCCCTGACATTAAAAAAGCAGTTAAAGGTAAAAACATTAAACCGATATTCGGTGCTGAGTTTGACTTTGTTGATGAAGATAATTTTATTATTGCAACCGATTATGACCATGACTTCAATTTAAAAGAAGCAACATATGTAGTCTTTGACATTGAAACAACAGGGTTATCAGTTACAAGAGATAAGATTATTGAAATTGCAGCATATAAAATAACAAGTGGTATGATAGGTGATCGTTTTGAAGTCTTAATTGATCCAGAAGAAAAACTTTCAGAACTCACTAAAAACTTAACAAATATTACAGATGAAATGTTAGAGGGTCAGGAAAAAATCGAATCTGTCTTACCTAAGTTCTTTGACTTTATTAAGGGTTCAGTTCTTGTTGCACACAATGCATCCTTTGACTCTAATTTCATCTTTGAAAAAGCAAAAGATCTTGGTATCAAACATGAGAAGTTTGCAGTAATCGATACATTAAACATTGCTCGATATTTTTATAATGCTAAAAATAAAGAAAACAATCATGCAAGATTCTATAAGAATGATTCAGGAAACATTCCTGATTTAAAACGCTTTAATTTAAAAGCTGTTACAAAGTTCTTTAAAGTGAACTTAGAGGCGCATCATAGAGCGATTTACGATGCTTACGCAACTGCAGAGATTTTCCTTGGTATGCTTCAAAACTTCTACAAAGAAGAAATTATGACATATTATGAAATCAATGCTGCAATCGAAGAAGAAATGGTATGGCCACATCCAATTCCTTACTATGCTACGATCCTTGCACAAAATCAAGTTGGGTATAAAAACTTATTCAAACTTGTTTCAGATGCATTAACAGACCACTTTAGTGATGGACCAAGACTTGTTAAGTCTGCACTTAATAAATATCGTGAAGGTATACTGATTGGTTCGGGTTCAGACTTTGGTGAAGTTTTTGAATGTGCTTTAAATAAGAATGAAGAAGCCTTAAGAAAAGCAATTGAATTTTACGATTATATAGAAGTACACCCAATTCCAGCTTACAAACATTTAGAACACGATTTAGGGCCATATGCAAAAGAAGTTTTACAAGCAATTGTTAAAAAGATTATAACAACTGCAAAAGAAATGGGTAAATTAGTCATTGCTACATCTAATGCACATTACTTAAATCCTGAAGATAAGAAATATCGAGAAATTTATATACATACAAAATCAGTAGGTGGTGGACTCCATCCACTTGCTAATTATGAAGTTTCACCAGATCAACATTTATTAACAACCCAAGAAATGTTGGATGCGTTTAGTTATTTAGATAACGAAACTGCATACGAAGTTGTTGTTACTAATACCCATAAATTAAATTCAATGATTGATACTGTTCAACCATTCCCTAAAGACTTATATTCTATTCAAGATGATGCATTTAGAGATACATTAGGTATTGAATCTATTGCAGAAGAAGTCAAACGTCTAGTTTATGATAAAGGTCATAAATTATATGGCAATCCAATGCATCCTTATGTTCAAGCACGTATAGAAAGAGAACTTAAAAACATTGTTGATAATAAGTTCGCCCCAATCTACTATATCTCTCATTTACTTGTTAAAAAATCACTAGATGATGGGTACTTAGTAGGCTCACGTGGATCTGTTGGTTCTTCACTTGTTGCAACCATGATGGATATCACTGAAGTCAATCCACTAAAACCGCATTATCGTTGTCCTAATGGTGACTTCTCAGTATTTAAGATGAGTGACGAAGAAATCTTTGAAATTGGTGTTAAACCGCATGAAGAGCCATTTATTGAAGTATTAAAACATGTAAAATCAGGTTATGACTTACCAACGATGAACTGTCCACACTGTGGGGCTAAACTCCATAAAGATGGACACGATATTCCGTTTGAAACCTTCTTAGGTTTTGATGGTGATAAAGTACCTGATATCGACCTTAACTTCTCTGGGGATTATCAAGCAAAAGCCCACGAATATGTACGTGAACTTTTAGGTGAAAATTTCACCTTTAGAGCTGGTACAATTCAAACTGTTGCAGAACGAAATGCATTCGGTTATGTGAGAGGATACTTAGAAGATCAAGGTTTAACAAAACGAAGTGCTTATATTGAATGGTTAGCTAAAGGTATTGAAGGTGTGAAACGTTCAACAGGTCAACACCCTGGTGGTATTGTTGTTGTACCAAAAGATAAAACAATTTATGATGTCACACCGATTCAATATCCTGCAGATGATACATCAGCTAACTGGAAAACAACGCACTTTGATTACCACTCATTTGAAGATAATTTATTAAAACTTGACATCTTGGGTCATGATGATCCTACGATGATTAAATTCTTAATGGATTATGTCTATCAAAATCCAAATGAATTTCCATTTAGTCGTGCACAAGATATTCCAGTAGATGATCCAAAAATCTATGAACTTTTCCAAGGCACTAAAGTTTTAGGATTCGAGGATAAAGAAGTATATGGTGAAGTTGCATCATATGCAATTCCAGAATTTGGAACAGGCTTTACAAGACAAATGTTATTTGATACAAAACCAAACAGTTTTGCCGGACTCGTTAAAATATCAGGTTTATCACATGGTACAGACGTTTGGCTTAAGAACTCTCAAGATTTAGTTCTAGGAAAGACCAATTTTGGTAAATTATCATTTGATGACATTATCGGTTGTCGTGATGATATCATGGTTGACTTAATTAGTTTTGGTATGCCGCCACTTAAATCATTTGAGATAATGGAGTTTGTTCGTAAGGGTAAACCTTCTCAAAATCCAGGTAAGTGGAAAGAATATGAAGCTGAAATGAAAACTTATAAAGTGCCAGAATGGTATATTTGGAGTGCTTCATTAATTAAGTACATGTTCCCTAAAGCTCACGCAACAGCATATGTTATCATGGCTATGCGTATTGCATGGTTTAAAGTGTATAAACCTTTATTATTCTATAGTGGATTCTTCTCAAAACGCGCAGTTCAATTTGATCATGACACAATGGTTGCAGGATATAATGCAATTAGAAATAAAATCATTAAACTTGAAAATTCAACTGAATTAAAAGCAAAAGATGAAGACTTAATGATCACATTATATGTCGCACTTGAGATGACTAAGCGTGGATTTAAGTTCTTACCTGTCGATATTAATAAGAGCCAAGCATCCGAATTCGTCATGGAAAAAGATGGTTTAAGATTACCATTCACATCTATTGATGGCTTAGGACTTCAAGCGGCAATTGACGTTGTTGAAAATAGAAATAAACAACCATTTAAGAGTAAAGAAGATGTCCAAAGACGTACTAAATTGAATAAGACAGTCTTTGAACGATTAGAAGCAATTAATGCATTTGGGGACCTAAAAGAGGCCTCAGGTGAGATTGAAAGCGGTTTATTTGCAGCATATTTATAA